The Candidatus Binatia bacterium DNA segment TGCATCGCAGCATAGCGATCGCCGCCACCGGTCAGGAGCGCGTAAAGCCGCAAGCTGGTGAGATTCGCCTGCCACGGCGCGCCGCCCGAGGCCAGCGCCGCTCCAGACGACTGACTGGCCATCGATATCAGGAGAACGGTTGCGAGAGAGCGCCCCATCCGGGTCCTCCTCTTGGCGCCGATCAGGGTTCGCAAGCGGCCTATGCCTGGACCTGGCTACTGCCATGCGACCCTCTGCCTTTCTTCGCGCAAAGAGGCGCCTTGTTCCCCCGAGTTGGGGTTCGTGGAGCGCGCCCAAAAAAACCGGGGGCGTTATCCGTAATCCGACCGTGCTCCACGGCCGGATTTCGACGGGGGCACTGGTTGTTTGCAAAGGAGCCACCTCAGGCATATACAGCGCCGGAATGGACTGCGCGACCATCCGCGAGCAGTTCGTTCCAAAACATCGCCCTTGTCAGCGTGGGCAAGAAGCGCCGGCGCGTTTCGGAGCGATCGAACGGAGATTAGATCGTGACAAGAGTGTGCCCGCAGCCGCCGGACCGGACGTTTAAGCCGGCCGGTTCTAAGGCGATAAATTGTGGCGCGGATTTGGGCGACGGACGCTGCTGCTGCCGCGGGGACTCCGACGCGAGCGCCATTGACAGGAGGTCATAATTTCCTCAGCAGGTGGCGCGAGCGCGGCGTAGCGGGCGCGGAACACGGATGTGGAGCGCCCAGCGACCCGAGGCAGCAGCAGCGTCCGTCGCCGAAATCGGCGTTGGTTACGCGTACTTAGCGGTGATCTCTTTGGCTAAAGCGGCGATGCGCGTGCGGGCTGCCGGCGGCGCGACGATTTCCGCTTGCGCGCCCCAGCCGAGGACCCAGCGCACGAGTTCGTCCACGTCGGCGACGCGGTACGCGATCTCGACCGTTCCGTCGTCGCGCTGCGCCACCTCGCGCTCGGCGACGACGCGCGCCGCGATCGCAGCCTTGGCGACGCGCGGAGCGAAGACGACGCGCACCTCGGTCGTCTCGTCGGCGTGCAGCACGCCGCTGATCGACGCGGCGGCGTACTGCTCGATGCTGAAGTCGGTGGGGCGGACGAAGGTCTGGGCGAGCACGCTGGGATCGCTGACGCTATCCACGGCGAACGTGCGCATCCCGCGCCGCGTCTGGTCGTGGGCGACGCAGTAAACGCGCCCGGCGCTGATGACGAAGCCGTACGGGTCCACGGTGCGCGTGCTGGCTTTGCCTTCCTTATCTAGGTAGGAGAACCGCACGCTGCGCGAGGCGCGCTCGGCCGACGAGAGAAGGGCGAAGGCGCGCTCTCCGCGCTCGTCGAGCCTGGTCTCCGAGAGCCGGAACGCGACCGGAGAGGCGGCTTCGACGCGCGCGCGGGCGGTGCGCCCGGCGCTGTCGACGAGTTTCTCGGCGACCTCGTCGATCGAGGCGCCGATCGTCCCGCCGATGCTCGCGCCGAGCGAGCGCAGGGCGACGAGCCCGAAGAGCTCGCCCGCGTTGAGATCGAGACGCTTGAGACTGTAGCCTTCGGAGAAGCGATAGACGTTCGCGGCGCGGTCGAAGTAGAGTGGGAAGCCCGCGTTGGTCAGGATCGAGAGGTAGCGGCGCAGGCTGCGCGTGCTCGGGCGTTTGCCCTCTTCGGCGATGCGGTCCTTGAGGCTCTCGAAGGAGTGCCGCCCCTGATCGATTGCGTTGAGCAATCGCACGAGCAGAACGACCCTCGACTCTCCTTCCGCCGAGCTCACTGCGGCGCCGCCGTCGCCTCGGGTTTCGGGAAGCATCCGTCCGGCGCAGAGATCGGCGGAGCCGCCGGTTGCGGCGCGGTCGCGCTGACGCCGATCTCGGCGGGGAAGAACGAGCCGCCGTCGGTCATCGTCTGCACGACGGTACGATACGTCTGGCCGGGCGCCAGCTCGAACGATGCGATCTGATACGGTTGAGGGAGACGCACGCAGCCAACGTCGACGAGATTTCCGTCGATCAAGAAACTTCCCCGCGCCGGTCCCGCGAGCGGCTTGAAGTAGAGATAGGCCGGTGCGGGCGCGCTTCCCGGATTATCGAGCGTGAGGTCGATCGCGTGGAGCACGCCGTAGTCGCCGTAGTCGTGTCCGGTCGCGGAGCGGTCGGCGTTCTGGGGCGTCGGCTCGGTATCGCCGAGCACGAGCGTCGCGTCGGAACCGCCGGCCGCGAACGTCAGCGCGTCCTTGCCGAAAGCGGCGATCTCGAAGACGCCGGTGCGATGATGCCCGTCGCCGGGAAGGACGGGGGCATCGAGGAACGTGCGCGGATCGGCGCCGGGCGAAAGGCTCATGACGGTAACGACGACCGGGCCGCCGGAGAGCACCTGGAGATCGACGGTTCCGGCGACGAGCTGACGCTGCATCATCGGCACCTCCGCGAGAAGGTACGGCTCGTCTTGCGGGAGCGTGACGACGACGCCCTCGCCGCGCGCCTTCGTCAGCAAGAAATTCTTCGTCAAGGCGTTGCCGACGCTCATCACGTCCATGTTCGGGCCGGCGACGGCGTCGACGAGCTGCACCGAGGTGGGATCCTGCGAGTTCCCCGAGATCGCGACGACGAGCCGGCGCGGATCGCCCGCGTCGTCGTGGTAGTAGTAGAGACGCGCCGGCACCGAGGAGCTCACGGTGCCGCGAAAGAGCACGCCGTCTTGCGTCAGGTGCTCGGGATCGTCGTCGTAGAAGAGCAGGCCGGGCACGAAGGGCGAGAGCGAAAGGTTCTGCACGTTGACCATCGTCGTTCCCGACTGATCGAAGTACGCAGGGTTCCCGCCGATCTGAACGGGCACCGCGATCTGCGCGCTCTCTCCCGGACGCAGCGGGAGCGGCGGCGGCGAGACGGCGCCGATCGTGGTCTGCGCGCCGGGGGCCGCCTGCGTCAGCCGCGCTACCAGGTTGACGGCGCGCTGGGTCAGCCAAGCGGGATCTGCCGGATCGCCCGTGACCGTCAGCGTCGCCTGCGGGACGATCGTCCCCGCGTTAAAGGCGACTCGGATCGTCACGTCTGCCGTCGCGCCGTTCGCATCCACGATGTGGAGCACGTCGTTGCCGGTCGCCTGCGACGCCGTGATCGTAACGTTCGTACCATCGGCGCTCGCGGTCGCGGTCACGAGCTTACGGTCGAGCGTCGTCTGCAGCGGCGGGGCCGCGCCGCTGATGGTGATGACGCGCTGCTGCGCCGGATTGAGCTCGACGCCGGCGGGTGAGACCGTCAGCGAAGCCGCTTGCGCGAGTAGGGTCGCGAGGAGGAGCGTCTTAGGTCACGGCTGGTTCGGGCGAAGGCGCCGCGGGCGGTTCGACCGACGGAATCTTTGCGTACTTCAGTTTCTCGGGATCCTCCGGATCCACGTCGGCGAGAATGTGATCGCCCGAACCGAAGGCCCCCTTGAGCATCTCCTCGGCAAGTTCGTCCTCGACCATGCGTTGAATCGCGCGGCGCAGCGGACGCGCGCCGAACTGCGGGTCCCATCCCTTGCGCGCGAGCAGCACTTTCGCGGCATCGGTGATCTTCAGTTCCATCTCCTGGGCCCGGACCTCGCGAATGACCTTCTCCAGTTCGAGCGTGACGATCTCTTCGATCTGCTCGCGCGTCAACTGGTGGAAGACGATGACCTCGTCGACGCGATTGAGGAACTCCGGACGGAAGGTCTGTTTCACTTCCTCGAGCACGCGGTTCTTCATCCGCTCGTACTGCTTGACTTCGTCCTCCGCCGATAGTTTCTGCGGCCGGAAACCGATGTCTGTCGTCGTCGTCATGCCGGTCGCTCCGACGTTGCTCGTCATGATGATGACGGAGTTCTTGAAGTCGACCTGCCGGCCCTGAGAATCGGTCAGGCGCCCGTCTTCGAGCACCTGGAGCAGCAGGTTGAAGACGTCCGGATGCGCCTTCTCGATCTCGTCGAGCAACACGACCGAGTACGGACGGCGGCGCACCGCCTCGGTCAGTTGGCCGCCCTCTTCGTAGCCGACGTATCCGGGAGGCGCTCCAACGAGCCTGCTCACCGAGTACTTCTCCATATACTCCGACATGTCGATCCGAATCATGGACTCTTCGTCGTCGAAGAGGAATGCGGCGACGCTGCGCGCGACTTCGGTCTTCCCGACGCCGGTCGGCCCGAGGAAGATGAACGAACCGATCGGGCGGCTCGGGTTCTTGAGCCCGGCTCGAGAGCGGCGAATCGCTCGCGTGAGCACGTTGATCGCCTCTTCCTGACCGACCACGCGCTGATGGAGCAACTCGCCCATTTTCAACAGCTTCTCGGTCTCGGCTTGCGCCAGGCGACTGACGGGAATCTTCGTCCACGCGGCGACGATCTCGGCGACGTTCTCAGCGGTCACGCGCAGAATCCTATCGGTTTGCGCCTTGCGGTCGCGCCACTCTTGCTCGAGGTTTGCCTTCTCGAGGCGCAGTTTCTCCTCGCGGTCGCGGATCGTTGCCGCCTTGTCGAACTCTTGGCTCTTGACGACGGCCTCTTTCTCGGCGAGGAGCTTGCGCAACTCGGCGTCGGCCTCGCGAATCGCGGGAGGCGGCAACGTCGCCTGAAGGCGAACGCGCGAACTCGCCTCGTCGATGAGATCGACCGCCTTGTCGGGCAGGAAGCGATCGGTGATGTAGCGGTCGCTGAGCTTGGCGGCCGATGCCAGCGCGTCGTCGGTGATCTGCACCTTATGGTGCGCCTCGTAGCGATCGCGCAAGCCCTTGAGAATCTCGATCGTCTCCGCGACGGTCGGCTCGCCGACCATCACCGGCTGGAAGCGGCGTTCGAGTGCCGAGTCCTTCTCGATGTGCTTGCGAAACTCGTTGAGGGTCGTGGCGCCGATGCACTGCAGCTCGCCGCGCGCGAGCGCGGGCTTGATGATGTTGCTCGCATCGATCGCGCCCTCGGCTGCGCCGGCGCCGACGAGCGTATGCAGCTCGTCGATGAAGAGGATGATCTCGCCGGCCGCGCCGCGGATCTCGTCCATGACGCGCTTCATCCGCTCTTCGAACTCGCCGCGGTACTTCGTGCCGGCGACGAGTCCGGCGAGATCGAGCGTGATGACGCGACGGTCGCGCAGCGGCTCGGGGATGTCGCCCTTGATGACGCGCTGCGCCAGCCCTTCGGCGATCGCGGTCTTGCCGACCCCTGGCTCACCGATGAGCGCCGGATTGTTCTTGGTCCGGCGCGAGAGAATCTGTATGACGCGCTCGATCTCGGTATTGCGTCCGATAACCGGGTCGAGCTTGTTGTCGCGCGCCAACTGGGTCAGATCGCGGCCGTAGGCATCGAGCGTCGGCGTCTTGCTCTTCCCCTTCGGGGTCGCCGGCTGACCTTCGGCGCCGAGCAACGACGTCGTCTGAACGCGAACCTTTGCGGGATCGACGCCGAGATTGGTTAGAACGCGGGCGGCGACGCCCTCGCCCTCGCGGATCAAGCCGAGAAGCAAGTGCTCGGTCCCGATGTAGTTGTGGTTGAGCTGGCGCGCCTCTTCGAATGCGAGCTCGATCACGCGCTTCGCGCGCGGGGTGAAGACCATCTCCTGCTGCACGGTCTGACCGCCGCGTCCGACGATCGCCTCGACCTCTTGGCGAACCTTCGAGAGGTTGACGCCGAGCGACTCCAGGACTTTCGCAGCCAGGCTCTCGCCCTCGGAGATGATGCCGAGGAGGATGTGCTCGGTTCCGATATAGTTGTTTCCGAGGCGCTGCGCCTCTTCCTGAGCCAGCACGATGCTGCGCCGCGCTCGCTCGGTGAAGGGCTCCCACATCGACATCGCTCCGGCTCCTCCTTTCCTCTCTTTACAAGGCTCTAAACGCTTCTCGGCCCAGGAGCAGTTGCGCGTTCCTTTAGCGCGCCCGCCTGGGTTGCCTGCGCTCGGGACGACATCGAACGAGAGGGTTGCCCCTCACCGTGGGAAAGTCCTAGAAGATGCCGACCGTCGAACAAGTCCGCGAAGCGCTCGTCGAAGTCAAAGACCCCGAGCTGAATCTGGGCATCCTCGAGCTGGGCTTGGTCTACGATATCGCGACCGAGGGCGAGAACGGCGAGAACGTCAACGTAACGATGACGCTGACGTCGCCGATGTGTCCGGTCGGGCCGCTCTTCAGGAAATCGGTCGTGGATCGCGTCCTCGCGATCGACGGCGTGAAGAGCGCCAACGTCGAGATCACCTTCATGCCGCCGTGGGACCCCGCGACGATGGCCTCCGACGACGTCAAAGCAATGCTCGGTATCTGGTGACTCTCTCGCTCTGACGCTTCGCGAATGCCGGGACTCGGACACGGTGCCTCGCAGACGCCCGTCGCTCACATCCTGTTCGCTCCTGCTCCGCCACTTTTTACGCTCGCCGCAACGAACGAGAGCCGGCGCTGACGTCATGCTGGGACTCGGACACGGATGACGAGCAGCCTCCAGCTTTTTCGGGTCAGCCACGGATGGCTGCTTCAAAGCTTGCTGACCCGAGTGTTGCTAGTGCGATTCGTACAATGCGGGGCGCGGATAGATGCGCGTTGGGATCTGTGCGAAGGCAGGGTCGCCGCACTGCCAGAGCAAGAACGCATACTCGTCGGTAAGCAGCTCCTCGCTCTGCGCGCGCGACGCGGCGAGAAAACCGTGGCCCGCATCGTAGTCGACGCGTAGGAGAATCGGACGCCCGCTCGTCGTCGCGAGCGAGAGGCGCGCGGCGAGCTTGGCGAGCTGCCACGACGCGACGCGCGGATCGTTATAGCCCGTAATCAGCATGACCGCGGGATAGGCCGTCCCCGGAACGACGTGCTCGTAGGTATCCATTGCATACAGCGCTTTGAAGCCGACCTCGTTCTTCACGCTGCCGAACTCGGGAATATTGGGGGGACCGTTCGGCGAGAACTCCATGCGCATCGGGTTGCTAACGCCGACGACGTCGAGCGCAGCGGCAAAGAGGTGCGGCTGACTCGTGATCGCGCGGCCGATCGTGATGCCGCCGGCGCTCGTCCCCTCTCCGGCGAGATGCGCGGGCGAGGTGTACTTATTCGCGATCAGCCACCGGGCGCAGCCGACGTAATCCTGCCACGTGTGCGGTTTCGTCGCGATCATGCCGGCGCGATGCCATCCCTCGCCGTACCAGCCGCCGCCGCGGACGTGACAGATCGCATAGACACCGCCGCGCTCCAGCCAGGCTATGCGCGTCGCGCTGAACGAGGGCGCGAGCGTGATGCCGTAGGCGCCGTAGGCGTTCAGATACGTCGGATGTGAGCCGTCGAGTACGAGGTCTTTCCGGTACAAGATCGAGAGCGGAACCATCGTGCCGTCGGCGCTGGGAGCCTGCACTTCGGACGACGCGTACGGCGACGTATCCACGTTGGCGAGCGCCTTGAGGTGCGTGTCGGTAACCGCGCCGTTTGCGTCGACGGCGAAATAGAGCAGCGAGTGCGTCCAGCCCGTTAAACTAAAGGTCGCTCCCGCGACGCGGGGGTCTGTCGTCATCGCGTTGACGGCGCCTCGATATGGCAGCGTTATCTCACTTGTCGCGCCGGGCGTCCCGTCGGCCGCGAGAGCGACTCTAGCGATCTTTCCGAACCCGCCGTCGCGCGAAAGGACGTAGAGCCCGTCCGCGGCGACGTCGACGTCCTGTACGATCTGCTTCCCGGCCGGGACGACGCTGCGCGCGCGCGCGAAGTCGGGCGCCGCAAGCGAGGTGGCGACGACCTTGAACGTCGGCGCGTCCTCGTGCGTGAGAAGGTAGATCGTCGAGCCTTTGAGATCGTAACCGACGACCGCATCGGCGGTCGAGGCGATCGGCGTCCACGTTACGGCGGCCGAATCGATCGCGGAGGCCTTCGTCGCGTAGATCGCCATCTCGTTCTGCACCCCGTGGCGCACGATGCCCAGCGTGTATGGGGAGACCGGCGAGCCGATGACGAGCGGAAAGTCCGTCGCCGCGAACGGCACCTTCG contains these protein-coding regions:
- a CDS encoding metal-sulfur cluster assembly factor, with the protein product MPTVEQVREALVEVKDPELNLGILELGLVYDIATEGENGENVNVTMTLTSPMCPVGPLFRKSVVDRVLAIDGVKSANVEITFMPPWDPATMASDDVKAMLGIW
- a CDS encoding ATP-dependent Clp protease ATP-binding subunit; translation: MWEPFTERARRSIVLAQEEAQRLGNNYIGTEHILLGIISEGESLAAKVLESLGVNLSKVRQEVEAIVGRGGQTVQQEMVFTPRAKRVIELAFEEARQLNHNYIGTEHLLLGLIREGEGVAARVLTNLGVDPAKVRVQTTSLLGAEGQPATPKGKSKTPTLDAYGRDLTQLARDNKLDPVIGRNTEIERVIQILSRRTKNNPALIGEPGVGKTAIAEGLAQRVIKGDIPEPLRDRRVITLDLAGLVAGTKYRGEFEERMKRVMDEIRGAAGEIILFIDELHTLVGAGAAEGAIDASNIIKPALARGELQCIGATTLNEFRKHIEKDSALERRFQPVMVGEPTVAETIEILKGLRDRYEAHHKVQITDDALASAAKLSDRYITDRFLPDKAVDLIDEASSRVRLQATLPPPAIREADAELRKLLAEKEAVVKSQEFDKAATIRDREEKLRLEKANLEQEWRDRKAQTDRILRVTAENVAEIVAAWTKIPVSRLAQAETEKLLKMGELLHQRVVGQEEAINVLTRAIRRSRAGLKNPSRPIGSFIFLGPTGVGKTEVARSVAAFLFDDEESMIRIDMSEYMEKYSVSRLVGAPPGYVGYEEGGQLTEAVRRRPYSVVLLDEIEKAHPDVFNLLLQVLEDGRLTDSQGRQVDFKNSVIIMTSNVGATGMTTTTDIGFRPQKLSAEDEVKQYERMKNRVLEEVKQTFRPEFLNRVDEVIVFHQLTREQIEEIVTLELEKVIREVRAQEMELKITDAAKVLLARKGWDPQFGARPLRRAIQRMVEDELAEEMLKGAFGSGDHILADVDPEDPEKLKYAKIPSVEPPAAPSPEPAVT
- a CDS encoding WYL domain-containing protein, translated to MSSAEGESRVVLLVRLLNAIDQGRHSFESLKDRIAEEGKRPSTRSLRRYLSILTNAGFPLYFDRAANVYRFSEGYSLKRLDLNAGELFGLVALRSLGASIGGTIGASIDEVAEKLVDSAGRTARARVEAASPVAFRLSETRLDERGERAFALLSSAERASRSVRFSYLDKEGKASTRTVDPYGFVISAGRVYCVAHDQTRRGMRTFAVDSVSDPSVLAQTFVRPTDFSIEQYAAASISGVLHADETTEVRVVFAPRVAKAAIAARVVAEREVAQRDDGTVEIAYRVADVDELVRWVLGWGAQAEIVAPPAARTRIAALAKEITAKYA
- a CDS encoding prolyl oligopeptidase family serine peptidase is translated as MTRYLALALLAATQAFPTPPPVPRTRPYADTTYGTSVTDPYRYFENMQNPVVANFFKDQNAYARTVLGLLGPGRDALFERIEQLDNAGSIVSGVTADGPYYFYLKIEPGSNGAKLYVRGAAGGDERVLVDPQSLASAGTHYTINYFTPSLDGRYVAYGISEGGSEAAVIHVVETASARVLPDAIDRAYYIGVTSWRPDGNSFYYVRFPKLQPGESANDKETRAVAYLHVLGSDPDRDPPIFGYGIDPKVPFAATDFPLVIGSPVSPYTLGIVRHGVQNEMAIYATKASAIDSAAVTWTPIASTADAVVGYDLKGSTIYLLTHEDAPTFKVVATSLAAPDFARARSVVPAGKQIVQDVDVAADGLYVLSRDGGFGKIARVALAADGTPGATSEITLPYRGAVNAMTTDPRVAGATFSLTGWTHSLLYFAVDANGAVTDTHLKALANVDTSPYASSEVQAPSADGTMVPLSILYRKDLVLDGSHPTYLNAYGAYGITLAPSFSATRIAWLERGGVYAICHVRGGGWYGEGWHRAGMIATKPHTWQDYVGCARWLIANKYTSPAHLAGEGTSAGGITIGRAITSQPHLFAAALDVVGVSNPMRMEFSPNGPPNIPEFGSVKNEVGFKALYAMDTYEHVVPGTAYPAVMLITGYNDPRVASWQLAKLAARLSLATTSGRPILLRVDYDAGHGFLAASRAQSEELLTDEYAFLLWQCGDPAFAQIPTRIYPRPALYESH